In one window of Spartinivicinus marinus DNA:
- a CDS encoding carbohydrate binding domain-containing protein: protein MSSHIVTANEVVDGPVILDVMAVYTNNTAKNNDMAAKLSQFITYANKSYENSNINIKLRLVHHSALPQSEGFSDNLTGPLLKKLKNNEYVAELRAKHGADFVTLVGPSNQYCGLGYLPWGNGKTGKIDVNSKGVAYNWVSLDCTSSYAHELGHNMGLSHSRAQESRGSIFDWGVGHGVNGLFVTTMAYQSAYGNGKWVPRLQYFSNPNVYDCKGLACGVKNSEANSADAAQALNRVATQLAEFMPAAYATSQVNNNKTETTSNKTQTTNRKNTTTNKTQTTTTNTTETKVATRTVVNNKVCKKPEVKGNLIKNPEFSNNQHQYWGASYASQLNVETITKSCGKDQVLKVTNHQYGAGTYTKVTGLEVNKRYDFSVKVKLASSQNTRADTKVLLYIPGQKYVELDSQSVTDREFSQIKAQFTIKPGQAQQSNEAYLFVYIPRSGIPFMLDEAVVKQASHQPTVVKRKTPQVLLSNFESGLQSWHEGFRSKVSLSNLASEGRYGLAITQRPYWYSGAAYDVRGLLSHGQTYKVSANVKVTDTTVGHQYADMRLYYIDDSGHHWVVIKRQSVSAGQWHTINGTIKIMPKGKVRYQKLFLFGPQAGVNFAIDNVQIEQ from the coding sequence ATGAGTAGCCACATTGTTACAGCCAACGAGGTTGTCGATGGACCCGTTATTTTGGATGTAATGGCTGTGTATACAAACAATACAGCAAAAAATAATGATATGGCTGCTAAATTGAGCCAGTTTATTACCTATGCGAATAAAAGCTATGAAAACAGTAACATTAATATTAAGTTACGTTTGGTTCACCATAGTGCTTTACCTCAATCAGAAGGCTTTTCAGATAATTTGACTGGCCCTTTATTGAAAAAATTAAAAAATAATGAGTATGTTGCTGAGTTAAGGGCAAAGCATGGCGCTGACTTTGTTACTTTAGTTGGCCCTTCTAATCAATATTGTGGACTAGGTTATTTACCTTGGGGTAATGGTAAGACTGGTAAAATAGATGTGAACTCAAAGGGAGTTGCTTATAACTGGGTTTCTCTTGATTGTACAAGCTCCTATGCTCATGAGTTAGGTCATAATATGGGGCTAAGCCATTCTCGAGCACAAGAAAGCCGGGGTTCAATTTTCGATTGGGGTGTCGGTCATGGCGTTAATGGTTTATTTGTTACGACAATGGCTTATCAAAGTGCTTATGGTAATGGCAAGTGGGTTCCCAGGCTTCAATATTTCTCTAATCCGAATGTTTATGATTGTAAAGGGTTAGCTTGTGGGGTGAAGAATAGTGAAGCTAACAGTGCTGATGCAGCGCAAGCATTAAACCGTGTAGCGACTCAATTAGCTGAATTTATGCCGGCAGCTTACGCGACTAGCCAGGTCAACAATAACAAGACAGAGACAACCTCAAATAAAACCCAAACGACTAATAGAAAAAATACAACAACAAATAAAACGCAAACAACGACTACAAACACGACCGAAACGAAGGTCGCAACAAGAACGGTTGTTAATAATAAAGTCTGTAAAAAACCTGAGGTGAAAGGAAACTTAATTAAAAACCCTGAGTTTTCAAATAATCAGCATCAATACTGGGGAGCAAGTTATGCAAGCCAGCTCAATGTTGAAACTATTACCAAATCCTGTGGTAAGGATCAGGTATTAAAAGTGACTAATCATCAGTACGGCGCTGGTACTTATACAAAAGTAACTGGTTTAGAAGTCAATAAGCGCTATGATTTTTCTGTTAAGGTTAAGTTGGCATCCAGCCAAAATACTCGCGCAGATACCAAAGTATTACTTTATATTCCGGGTCAAAAATATGTAGAGTTAGACTCGCAGTCTGTTACTGATCGTGAATTTAGCCAAATAAAGGCACAATTTACGATTAAGCCAGGCCAGGCTCAACAAAGTAATGAAGCTTATTTGTTTGTTTATATTCCACGTAGTGGCATTCCATTTATGCTAGATGAGGCGGTTGTAAAACAAGCTTCTCATCAACCAACCGTTGTAAAAAGAAAAACGCCTCAAGTGTTGTTGAGTAACTTTGAAAGTGGTTTGCAAAGCTGGCATGAAGGCTTCAGAAGTAAAGTGTCTTTATCGAATTTAGCCAGTGAAGGTCGTTATGGTTTAGCTATAACGCAACGTCCATATTGGTATTCTGGTGCGGCGTATGATGTGCGAGGACTGTTGAGTCATGGTCAAACCTATAAAGTTTCGGCTAATGTAAAAGTGACAGATACGACTGTAGGTCATCAATACGCGGACATGCGATTGTACTATATTGATGATAGTGGTCATCACTGGGTCGTAATTAAGCGCCAATCAGTGTCTGCGGGTCAATGGCACACAATTAATGGCACGATAAAAATCATGCCAAAAGGTAAAGTACGCTATCAAAAGCTCTTTCTTTTTGGACCTCAGGCGGGTGTCAATTTCGCTATCGATAATGTTCAGATTGAGCAATAA
- a CDS encoding ABC transporter substrate-binding protein, which produces MRLIHCTLLLSMTIASSTWAADPGVTDSQLIFGSVLALKGKAKGLGLGMQKGLNAALEDQTVKGKNIIIKYLNDFYEPRKSRNATITLIDQGIFLMIGNVGTPTAKVTLPLLAKANVPAVGFFTGAGILRPALGPVVNFRASYVQETAAVINQGITNGLKPSEVCAYVQNDAYGMAGLIGIRQALAEHNTDTNVLNLYDKIIKMEGVIPARNGIGPIGVYQRNTNKVRPGYQSLVEWEQETGKSCKLVVTVGAYSNIAHFVRVANVVNKEKWIISAVSFTGADNYKADLTKYKATDRVLMTQIVPLLDSKLPIVAEAKQALKSDFGFVSLEGYIVGKMTLTILNNIDGELTRENFMKQVKITKLNLGGLDIDFTSNPYQGSNLVIVSQLKDGQYIPAAPATWQTMMK; this is translated from the coding sequence ATGAGGCTTATTCACTGTACATTACTATTAAGCATGACGATTGCTAGTTCTACTTGGGCAGCAGACCCAGGCGTTACGGATTCACAGCTTATTTTTGGATCTGTGCTTGCCCTAAAAGGAAAAGCGAAAGGACTGGGCCTTGGTATGCAAAAAGGGCTCAACGCGGCATTGGAAGATCAAACCGTCAAAGGCAAAAATATCATAATAAAATACCTCAATGATTTTTATGAACCCAGAAAATCAAGAAATGCCACAATCACTTTAATTGACCAGGGAATATTTTTAATGATTGGCAATGTAGGTACGCCAACAGCCAAAGTCACATTACCCTTACTTGCAAAAGCGAATGTTCCTGCTGTTGGTTTTTTTACTGGCGCAGGTATTTTGCGTCCAGCACTGGGGCCTGTCGTTAATTTTCGAGCAAGCTATGTTCAAGAAACAGCTGCTGTCATAAACCAGGGAATTACTAATGGACTGAAACCCAGTGAAGTATGTGCCTATGTACAAAATGATGCTTATGGGATGGCTGGTTTAATTGGTATTCGTCAAGCTCTTGCTGAACACAATACAGATACTAACGTGCTAAATCTATACGATAAAATAATCAAAATGGAAGGCGTTATTCCCGCCAGAAATGGTATTGGACCTATTGGCGTTTACCAAAGAAACACTAATAAAGTTCGTCCAGGTTACCAGTCGCTTGTTGAGTGGGAACAAGAAACTGGAAAAAGTTGTAAATTAGTTGTTACTGTTGGTGCCTATAGCAATATTGCTCATTTCGTTCGGGTTGCAAATGTAGTGAATAAAGAAAAATGGATTATTTCGGCTGTATCATTTACTGGCGCTGATAACTACAAAGCTGACTTAACCAAGTATAAAGCAACAGATCGAGTATTGATGACCCAAATAGTGCCTTTACTTGATTCCAAATTGCCTATTGTTGCTGAGGCTAAACAAGCTTTAAAAAGTGACTTTGGTTTTGTATCTCTAGAAGGTTACATCGTTGGTAAAATGACATTGACTATTCTTAATAATATTGATGGCGAGCTAACTCGTGAAAACTTTATGAAGCAAGTAAAAATCACCAAACTCAACCTCGGAGGGCTAGATATCGACTTTACCAGCAATCCTTATCAAGGCTCCAACCTTGTTATTGTTAGTCAACTTAAGGATGGCCAATATATACCTGCCGCACCTGCTACTTGGCAAACAATGATGAAATAA